The Bubalus bubalis isolate 160015118507 breed Murrah chromosome 1, NDDB_SH_1, whole genome shotgun sequence genome includes a region encoding these proteins:
- the AP2M1 gene encoding AP-2 complex subunit mu isoform X1 — MIGGLFIYNHKGEVLISRVYRDDIGRNAVDAFRVNVIHARQQVRSPVTNIARTSFFHVKRSNIWLAAVTKQNVNAAMVFEFLYKMCDVMAAYFGKISEENIKNNFVLIYELLDEILDFGYPQNSETGALKTFITQQGIKSQHQTKEEQSQITSQVTGQIGWRREGIKYRRNELFLDVLESVNLLMSPQGQVLSAHVSGRVVMKSYLSGMPECKFGMNDKIVIEKQGKGTADETSKSGKQSIAIDDCTFHQCVRLSKFDSERSISFIPPDGEFELMRYRTTKDIILPFRVIPLVREVGRTKLEVKVVIKSNFKPSLLAQKIEVRIPTPLNTSGVQVICMKGKAKYKASENAIVWKIKRMAGMKESQISAEIELLPTNDKKKWARPPISMNFEVPFAPSGLKVRYLKVFEPKLNYSDHDVIKWVRYIGRSGIYETRC; from the exons ATGATTGGAGGCTTATTCATCTATAATCACAAGGGGGAGGTGCTCATCTCCCGGGTCTACCGAGATGACATCGG GAGGAATGCAGTGGACGCCTTTCGGGTCAATGTTATCCACGCCCGGCAGCAGGTGCGCAGCCCCGTCACCAACATCGCTCGCACCAGTTTCTTCCATGTTAAACGGTCCAACATCTGGCTGGCAGCTGTCACCAAGCAGAATGTCAATGCTGCCATGGTCTTCGAATTCCTCTATAAGATGTGTGACGTAATGGCTGCCTACTTTGGCAAGATCAGCGAAGAGAACATCAAGAACAATTTTGTGCTCATATATGAACTGCTGGATG AAATCCTAGATTTTGGCTACCCACAGAACTCGGAGACAGGTGCACTGAAAACCTTCATCACCCAGCAGGGGATCAAAAGCCAG CATCAG ACAAAAGAAGAGCAGTCTCAGATCACCAGCCAGGTGACCGGGCAGATTGGCTGGCGGCGGGAGGGCATCAAGTATCGTCGGAATGAGCTCTTCCTGGATGTGCTGGAGAGTGTGAACCTCCTCATGTCCCCACAAG GGCAGGTCCTGAGTGCCCATGTGTCAGGCCGGGTAGTGATGAAGAGCTATCTGAGTGGCATGCCTGAGTGCAAGTTTGGAATGAATGACAAGATCGTCATTGAGAAGCAAGGCAAAGGCACAGCTGATGAAACAAGCAAGAG CGGGAAGCAATCAATTGCCATTGATGACTGCACCTTCCACCAGTGTGTGCGACTCAGCAAGTTTGATTCTGAACGCAGCATCAGCTTTATCCCACCAGATGGAGAATTTGAACTCATGAG GTATCGCACCACCAAGGACATCATCCTTCCTTTTCGCGTGATCCCGCTAGTTCGAGAAGTGGGACGCACCAAGCTGGAGGTCAAGGTGGTCATTAAGTCCAACTTCAAACCCTCACTACTGGCTCAGAAGATTGAG GTGCGGATCCCAACCCCACTGAACACTAGTGGGGTGCAGGTAATCTGCATGAAGGGGAAGGCCAAGTATAAGGCCAGTGAGAACGCCATCGTGTGGAA GATCAAGCGCATGGCAGGCATGAAGGAATCGCAAATCAGCGCTGAGATTGAGCTGCTGCCCACCAACGACAAGAAGAAATGGGCTCGACCCCCCATTTCAATGAACTTTGAG GTGCCATTCGCACCTTCTGGTCTCAAGGTGCGCTACTTGAAGGTGTTTGAACCGAAGCTGAACTACAGCGACCACGATGTCATCAAATGGGTGCGCTACATTGGCCGCAGCGGCATTTATGAGACCCGCTGCTAG
- the AP2M1 gene encoding AP-2 complex subunit mu isoform X2 encodes MIGGLFIYNHKGEVLISRVYRDDIGRNAVDAFRVNVIHARQQVRSPVTNIARTSFFHVKRSNIWLAAVTKQNVNAAMVFEFLYKMCDVMAAYFGKISEENIKNNFVLIYELLDEILDFGYPQNSETGALKTFITQQGIKSQTKEEQSQITSQVTGQIGWRREGIKYRRNELFLDVLESVNLLMSPQGQVLSAHVSGRVVMKSYLSGMPECKFGMNDKIVIEKQGKGTADETSKSGKQSIAIDDCTFHQCVRLSKFDSERSISFIPPDGEFELMRYRTTKDIILPFRVIPLVREVGRTKLEVKVVIKSNFKPSLLAQKIEVRIPTPLNTSGVQVICMKGKAKYKASENAIVWKIKRMAGMKESQISAEIELLPTNDKKKWARPPISMNFEVPFAPSGLKVRYLKVFEPKLNYSDHDVIKWVRYIGRSGIYETRC; translated from the exons ATGATTGGAGGCTTATTCATCTATAATCACAAGGGGGAGGTGCTCATCTCCCGGGTCTACCGAGATGACATCGG GAGGAATGCAGTGGACGCCTTTCGGGTCAATGTTATCCACGCCCGGCAGCAGGTGCGCAGCCCCGTCACCAACATCGCTCGCACCAGTTTCTTCCATGTTAAACGGTCCAACATCTGGCTGGCAGCTGTCACCAAGCAGAATGTCAATGCTGCCATGGTCTTCGAATTCCTCTATAAGATGTGTGACGTAATGGCTGCCTACTTTGGCAAGATCAGCGAAGAGAACATCAAGAACAATTTTGTGCTCATATATGAACTGCTGGATG AAATCCTAGATTTTGGCTACCCACAGAACTCGGAGACAGGTGCACTGAAAACCTTCATCACCCAGCAGGGGATCAAAAGCCAG ACAAAAGAAGAGCAGTCTCAGATCACCAGCCAGGTGACCGGGCAGATTGGCTGGCGGCGGGAGGGCATCAAGTATCGTCGGAATGAGCTCTTCCTGGATGTGCTGGAGAGTGTGAACCTCCTCATGTCCCCACAAG GGCAGGTCCTGAGTGCCCATGTGTCAGGCCGGGTAGTGATGAAGAGCTATCTGAGTGGCATGCCTGAGTGCAAGTTTGGAATGAATGACAAGATCGTCATTGAGAAGCAAGGCAAAGGCACAGCTGATGAAACAAGCAAGAG CGGGAAGCAATCAATTGCCATTGATGACTGCACCTTCCACCAGTGTGTGCGACTCAGCAAGTTTGATTCTGAACGCAGCATCAGCTTTATCCCACCAGATGGAGAATTTGAACTCATGAG GTATCGCACCACCAAGGACATCATCCTTCCTTTTCGCGTGATCCCGCTAGTTCGAGAAGTGGGACGCACCAAGCTGGAGGTCAAGGTGGTCATTAAGTCCAACTTCAAACCCTCACTACTGGCTCAGAAGATTGAG GTGCGGATCCCAACCCCACTGAACACTAGTGGGGTGCAGGTAATCTGCATGAAGGGGAAGGCCAAGTATAAGGCCAGTGAGAACGCCATCGTGTGGAA GATCAAGCGCATGGCAGGCATGAAGGAATCGCAAATCAGCGCTGAGATTGAGCTGCTGCCCACCAACGACAAGAAGAAATGGGCTCGACCCCCCATTTCAATGAACTTTGAG GTGCCATTCGCACCTTCTGGTCTCAAGGTGCGCTACTTGAAGGTGTTTGAACCGAAGCTGAACTACAGCGACCACGATGTCATCAAATGGGTGCGCTACATTGGCCGCAGCGGCATTTATGAGACCCGCTGCTAG